The genomic segment TGTGAAACAGACAGAGCAGAAGATCAGCTTGCAGTTTTCAGACATTTATTATCAGAGCAGTGAGAGCACGGCCTGCACTGATGCTGAATAATATCAGGAACTACTACAAAAAAAGGCTTTAATAAATTAGCTTCTGGTGTCTTTCACAAGGAAATGATAAATCACTCAGCAAATGAAAAGAATAAGAGACATCATCTCCTGGGTGGTACATCTGTCTGGCTGCCACAACTGATAATAGCCGGCACATAAGACTTCTCAGCAATTCACTACTGAGACGACCTAATACTGAGTCTTTTTTCCTGTGGGCAAACAAACATCTCAGTAATCTCATTTTGATTATTacaatatgtgatatttatgaGTAAATTGCATTTTTTCCCTTCACATCTCGTAAAGACAATATACAGGAAATGACCTTTAAAAAGTGTAACACTTGGAGATTGAACAATGGGGCTTTGTGTTCCTCAAGCACTTAATGCTGATCAATAGTATATAGAGTGTGAGCCGGTGTCTGAGGCCAGCAGGCTCAGTGGGGAGATGTTTGTGTTAAATTTTCtttcggggttttttttttttttgggtggggTGATTCTGCGAGTGTCTGACTCAGGCTTTAACCTTCTTCCGTTTTTGTCCTCTACATAATGAAATCTGTCTGGTTGttaaatgtgaaatcacagatGCTGCTGATGTCCTTCTAACAAACCTGAGAGGAATGGGACATTTTAGTATCCTATGACATTTCCAGAAATAGCTTTGATAAGCCTAACAGGTGCTAAAAATGGTCAAATTCTCATCTGTGAAAGGTCCCGTCTCCTTAACATGAATAGTATAATAACGCTGACATCTCAGTAGTTTGGGAGGAATTTGGATTAAGACTGACTAACTTTGGGGAGATATTCATACACTAAATGTGTGTATGCTGCACAACCATAGACAGTATACAAATGCTTTGTTCAAATGACAGCAAGGGAATACTTTGGTTTCTTTGCAAACTAAGCTCCAGAAGATGGATATCACTGTGCTGTCTGCACTGGAGCTGCTTTCCTTAActtagtctaaggagcttggaaagaaaagcgactgGATTTTGtcaagtttcttgaagacatttcacctctcatctgagaagcttcttcagttataagaccaaatggtggagagtcctaAATTTTAAGCCCTAGTTGGAGTTGTTCCTTAATAAGACATCCCCTCTGTTCAAAGGTAGTCGTTCACAGgcgacatagatggcttcttttactcctctttcaaaccatctgtcttctctgtccaaaatgtgaacaatggcatccttgaaagagtgacctttgtcctttagatgcagatgtacagctgagtcttgtcctgttgaggtggctcttctatgtcgTGCCATGCATTTATGGAGaggctgtttggtttctccaatgtagaggtctgagcactCCACGCTGCACTGCACAGCATACACTACGTTGTCTAGCTTGTTTGGGAGTTTTGtccttgggatgaaccagtttttttTGAGTGTGTGGCTGGGTCTGAAGTGCACTGGGATGCTGTGTTCGGAGAAGattctcctgagtttctcttgATAAACCTGCTTCATAAGGCATCTTAAGGGACACTCCCACTAGggcttaaatacctgggactctccacaatttggtcttagaactgaagaagcttctcaagTGAGAAGTGAAACATCTACAAGAAACTTAAAGTAGTCAAGTTGCTTTTCTTTTCCAGATCCTAAGATTACCATGATCTGGATGACCGTCAGATCATTATGCTTAGCATAATGActggaaaaaacaggaaacagcttGCCTGGCTCTATCCACCTGTAGCCAAGACTGTTAaaactttttattaataatttttatCTAATTAATTGaatatgtgaaaatgaaaatctgaaaGGAATACATTTAAATTAGTTGTTTAACCAGTATGTCAAAATCTTTCCTGGCCTTTAAGTATAGAAGGAATGCCAGGCAGTTACTGGCAAAGCCTGAATTTTTTTTGGACAAAGCAGGGTagctgtttctctctgaatctCCCCATTTTCTAAATTGTATATCTCTTAAAATTAGAAGAAAAATATGCAACAGTTGTTTATTCCCATGAGCAGTGATTCAGTTTTATTGTATGATCCTTACTAATCATCCAGTGTAATACAAAGCACAATCTGTCATCTACTTGTATCCCAACCAAATATTAGATTAAAGAAATTAATGACTATTCCATTTGAAAACTGACAACCATTTGCtgattctttttaaaacatatattaaattaactgatttttcctgttgtttcttAAGCAGTCTgggttaacttaaaaaaaaattattatgacTCTAATGAAAAGTTTAtctgcacacgcacacatggaTGGCATTCCTGTCTGCCTTTTGTGCATAAACACTGGCGTGTGTCACTGCCAGTTCTGCCCTTTCTGAGTGCTGTTCACTTTCAATCATCAACCTCCTGCCTGCACTGATGGAGCCTtctgcaaaagaaaataaatgaatcacTTCATTTTCCATTCACAGGATAAAGCACTCTTTTCTCGCTTCTCTAACGCTGACTACGGCGCCCTTACACCAATTAGCCTTTTTCAGCAAACTATCGAGCAATAAGCCTCTTATTTTAAAACTTAAGTGTAAGTGTACACATCTGGTGTGAACAATGGAGCTTAAGGAAGTTCCGGTCAGCCGAACCCTTTAATGCAAACCcacagaagcagaagaacaCCAGAGAATGTTTCCCCTTTGCTCAGGGGGGCATCGtgacagtttctttcatcttattGTGCTGTGTggaaaagacacatttttcatGGTCACTGAAGAACACATGATTTAGTGACAAACAAAAGTTTTGCAATGCCCTttgactgtttatttttattcacaatGAGATGCGAGCACATTATGTTGCAACTCTCTCGGATTAATGGCTGAAATTTAATTTTCTTAATCGCCAGGGTGATAAATATGGGCTTTTAATCTTTTCTGCTTAATGAATGTCGCTCAAATGTGCAAGTGTATTGTGGCTCGTTAAAGCTTATGATGTTGAGTGGGTGTGGCCACAGTCCCGCAGATCCATACACACTGAGACCAAATACAGTAGATGGCTGTTTAGTGGCCATTGTGGCTAAATGTCAGTGGACCCCACAGGCGCAAATGAAAGCTGCTGAGCGCGTGGTGGCGCACACTAATTTGGTTAATGATTAGCCGTCACTCAGTCTCTGCAGTGCAGGGAGGCTCAAAAGAAACTTGAAAAATCCTGCTTTGCCCTTTAAAAATCCCAACAATAATGTTTCTAACCGCAAAAATGTGTATCATGAGATGAGAAAAACATTACTGAAAACAGTTAAATGAATTCACTGGTTTCCTGCCTATGTGCCAGTCACAGGATAGCAATACACATTCAAACCTTTTAATTACGTACTCACAGGTGTATCATATGATATATTTTGTTAAAATCACGTGAATATCTCACATTGGCTTTGCGCTTCCAAACGTTTATGTGAAACAAATGAAGCTCTTTcctcgttttgttttgtttgcgtTTGTTTCACCGTAAAACCTCCTATACCGAGATCGTAAATTCTCACCTCTACCCAATCTTTACCCCACCCTGTACAGTTTGCCGTTCTAGTAAAAACAGAACCAGGTTTTCTTTGAGTCTTTATAAAACGTAAGACACGAAGCACCCGAGTACGCACGGCTTAAATTGGGTTTTCTTTGTCAGTCTGTTTCAACTAACTCGCGCTCTGGTGCACAAAGAAACGAGGaccagattaaaaataaataaataaataaaaatctttaattTTCCTTTGTAAATACTGTGTGAATGGTGCGTAAAGGAGTGATGGGAATAGCatgttttaaattaatgtaACTGCGTAAGGACGCGTGGAGCACGATTTGCGCACTGGCGCGCACTTGGCATATTATGAAACTTAAACATTGATCCTACCCTCACGGGGGGCTGCTGGATCCCACGCAGACCACATCTGAACTGAGAAAAAGGGGGTCCAGCAGACGATGTAAGCCACCACGATCACAAAAGTCATCTTCACTGTCGTGATCTTCGCCTTGGAGATGAGCTTTACGCTGCTTACACGGGCCAATGTGTTGCTTTTGGTGGTTTTAGGCGTCAAGTTTATGCACTGCTCCCGTCTGGTTTTCAGTTTAAAGTTTTGCCATATTTTAAAGCTTATCAACCCATAACAAATGCTCAGTATGGCCACTGGAATTATGTATATGGTAAGGCTGATCCATGTGATGTAAGCTTTGGCTCCCCAAGGTTTCACGAAGTCGCCCCAGCAGTCATACACCCCTGATCCGGCCGAGCCAACCTCCCTCAGGGAAAAGATGAACATCTGCGGGATACTGAAGAGCAGACTCAGGATCCAGGAAAATATGACATATAAACGGTCTTTTCTCCTGTGCAAAGAACGGAGGGGCTGACAAATTGCCAAACACCTGTCTATAGACATCAAAACTAACATATAAGTGGAGGCGAACATCCCAACGACCTGCAGGTATTTCACCAACCGGCACAAGATGTCTGGTCCATAGAACCGAAATGTAATGTCCCAGATAAGTTGAGGGAGAACTTGAAATATCGCCACAACCAGATCGGCGATGCTCAGGTGTTTCATAAAATAATACATACGAGACTGGCTGTGTTTGGTTGTGTGGATAGCCAACAGGACGCACAGGTTACCCGCGAGTGCCAGAAAGAGGACCAAGGCGAGCACAGTCACCTCCACCCTCGCCACTTCTTCATTCCGCTTCAAGGGGTTTGTCTGATTCAAGCCACCGGTTCCGTTAATGAGACTCGAGTTCCTCCAAGATTCATTGAACTGCCAAATGTCACTTTCATTTGAAATACTTTCCATTGCTGCAGTCTCGTCCTCCGCAGATGCGTCAGGGTTGTGCAGTCATGCAATAGCTGAAAGAGTCACCTGGAGGGTCTTTAAGTCTTCCGTGCGTCCTCACCAGTGGCAAGACATAACCCTGCTCAAAAATGTTTCCTTAATAGTAAAGGAAGGAATTCGTTCTTTGAATCTCAATCACCCATACCTTTTCCCCTCTGAAAGCAGGATGTGAGTGTGAGAGGGAAGCAATTGTTTCCACTTATCTAAATCATATAGAACAGTTCACAAAAAGTCCACTGAGAAAGAAACGTTAGCGGAAGAAGGGAACAGTAGCGACCAACAACAGGATCTAAAATATAAGGATAGAGCAGTATCTCACTGGTCAAGGTAACAtcccaaaacaaaaatcattctTTCTCAATTAAGAGGCTCTGGTCTTGAAAATATACATTCATCTGTTTTCAAAATCAAGATTAAGGCTTGCaaattaaaatgttacagtGAGGGGTGAAAAGCTATAGAAATGGAAAGCTCCACCATGATCTGTGGTAAGAATCCGAATGACCGGCACTACAGCATAAGCCCCTATTATAAGATCCCCAGTTCAGTAAAAACAGACAACAGCCTTACTCATCACCAACACTAGGTGGCTATATGCACTATTCAGTAGTAACGTCGATGGTGTTTGCAGCTCCGAGTACCAACTCTCCTCCAGATCTGCAATAAATCACGGAGCTCATTTTATAACCAACCAGCCTCATTTATGAAGATTGTTCGTTGTCAGATTTAATATCAAGAAAGCTATGAAGAAAACACTAGCTCCAAACTGAAGTCTGATATAGAAGATATATTGAgctgttttcatattttgaaaCCACCTGAGCAGTCAGAGTGAAATATGTTTTTACTCTGCTGGAGACCTGAAGGGATCCTGACGTCAAGACACCCAGAGTCAAATTTTGGAACAGCTAGATaagtaaacatgtttttaataaacacaaGCTCATTCATAAATCCCAAACAAATCACAGGCTAAATGTGAGTGCAGGCAAATACAGGTGAATAACTTTGTgccataaaacacatttgtatAACTTAAAATCAGAAACGTGTTGATTGTATGTatgaaatgacatttaaaaaagaaaaagaaagcagttCATTTTTATAAGGCACGCCATAAATGGTAATGGATTCAATCTTGTGACATCATCTTCGCCCTTTGAAGCTGATCTGGCTATGAATGGGAGGAAGTGCTGGCTGGCATATGAAATGTCTGAAGCACAAGCTTTTTAGGAGAGGCACTGAGACCTGACAAAGAGCTATTCTTAAAGGCACCTTGGTGCTCTCAGCATATGCTTTTTATTGGCTGAATCAAAAGGCATCTTAGACCAGATGCATGACTCGGCTGCTTTAAGTTTTGGAAACGTTTTCCTGATTTTCTAAGGGTCCCTTTAAACTGTCCAGCATGACAAGAATAACACTGGTTTTGCTTATGTGACAGCTCCGTCTTGATGCAAgaaaaatgtttggttttttttacttttattctcCTTTTTATACTTTGTGTTGTGCTGATGCTAATcagctttatatatatatatatatatatatatatatgtatgtatgtatgtatataataGAGAAAGACAGAATGATGACCTCGCACACATGGGGAGAAGACATTTGCCTTTGAAATGTTAATATCCATGTGTTACATTGGCGTGATTCCTCTGAACAtatacttcttttttcttcctacATGTGCTGCCAAGAGCAGCACTGCACTGGGATTTAGGGACTCAAATGACAATGGTGATTAATACTACTTAAGCGTGAAGGATGTTGCGCAAGTCCTACACCAACATGAAAACTGTTATAGATTAATTTGGAGAGTTAGTGCAGAAATGACAGAACaaaacgaagaaaaaaaaaacaca from the Oreochromis aureus strain Israel breed Guangdong linkage group 5, ZZ_aureus, whole genome shotgun sequence genome contains:
- the oxtr gene encoding oxytocin receptor, producing MESISNESDIWQFNESWRNSSLINGTGGLNQTNPLKRNEEVARVEVTVLALVLFLALAGNLCVLLAIHTTKHSQSRMYYFMKHLSIADLVVAIFQVLPQLIWDITFRFYGPDILCRLVKYLQVVGMFASTYMLVLMSIDRCLAICQPLRSLHRRKDRLYVIFSWILSLLFSIPQMFIFSLREVGSAGSGVYDCWGDFVKPWGAKAYITWISLTIYIIPVAILSICYGLISFKIWQNFKLKTRREQCINLTPKTTKSNTLARVSSVKLISKAKITTVKMTFVIVVAYIVCWTPFFSVQMWSAWDPAAPREAMPFIISMLLASLNSCCNPWIYMCFAGHLFQDLRQNLLCCSTRYLKSSQCHCERDFNSSHKSNSSTFAIKSTSSQRSITQTSTT